In the genome of Dickeya fangzhongdai, one region contains:
- the lptM gene encoding LPS translocon maturation chaperone LptM: MKTLFRQGALALLVMSLAGCGLKGPLYFPPEQPAPVKKTQQQNTQAPQASSARQ, encoded by the coding sequence ATGAAAACACTTTTTCGTCAGGGCGCGCTGGCATTGCTGGTGATGTCACTGGCTGGTTGTGGTTTGAAAGGCCCGCTTTATTTTCCGCCAGAGCAACCGGCTCCGGTTAAAAAAACGCAGCAGCAAAACACCCAGGCTCCGCAAGCATCGTCCGCCCGGCAGTAG
- a CDS encoding DUF484 domain-containing protein, whose amino-acid sequence MKNVEEQAERQALTDDLVLQYLRQHPDFFIRHSHQTETMRIPHPVRGSVSLVEWKVARQRKRIQYLEEEIALLTEQATRNEELFSQLLQLQMALSTAASLQELLDRLHRWARKLGLSGAAIRLFTDRWRIGAPSDFTHLALNRTVFEPLRIQRLGERHHYLGTLNGPELLLLLPQARHVGSVALSLMGKNGDLGLLIFSSRDSHHYQDGMGTDLLQHLATIIPVLLERWIERL is encoded by the coding sequence ATGAAGAACGTGGAAGAGCAGGCTGAACGTCAGGCGCTGACTGACGATCTGGTGTTGCAGTACCTGCGCCAGCACCCTGACTTTTTCATTCGCCATTCCCACCAGACTGAAACCATGCGTATTCCGCATCCGGTGCGCGGCAGCGTGTCGCTGGTGGAGTGGAAAGTCGCCCGCCAGCGCAAGCGCATTCAGTATCTGGAAGAAGAGATCGCCTTGCTGACGGAACAGGCTACCCGCAACGAGGAACTGTTCAGCCAGCTATTGCAATTGCAGATGGCGCTCTCTACCGCCGCGTCGTTGCAGGAATTGCTCGACAGGCTGCACCGCTGGGCGCGCAAACTGGGGCTGTCGGGTGCGGCTATCCGTTTGTTTACCGATCGCTGGCGTATCGGCGCGCCTTCCGATTTTACCCATCTGGCGCTTAACCGTACGGTGTTTGAGCCGCTGCGTATCCAGCGGCTGGGCGAACGGCATCATTATCTTGGGACGCTGAACGGCCCCGAACTGTTGCTGTTGTTGCCGCAGGCGCGCCATGTCGGCTCGGTGGCGCTGTCGCTGATGGGAAAAAACGGCGATCTGGGATTGCTGATTTTCAGCAGCCGCGACAGCCACCACTATCAGGACGGCATGGGCACCGATCTGTTGCAACATCTGGCGACGATTATCCCGGTATTGCTGGAGCGATGGATTGAACGCCTATGA
- the xerC gene encoding tyrosine recombinase XerC, translating into MNPDSPLSAPAEAFLRYLRVERQLSPLTQSSYAHQLQVIIDMLSASGVADWQALDAAGVRAVVARSKRDGLSAASLAQRLSALRSFLDWLVGRGELKANPARGVPAPKAGRHLPKNMDVDEMSRLLDIDLSDPLAVRDRAMLEVMYGAGLRLAELVGLDCGHVDLDSGEVWVMGKGSKERKLPIGATAVTWLRNWLAVRDIYAPEDDAIFISSLGKRISMRNVQKRFAEWGVKQGVNSHVHPHKLRHSFATHMLESSGDLRAVQELLGHANLSTTQIYTHLDFQHLASVYDAAHPRARRGKS; encoded by the coding sequence ATGAACCCCGATTCCCCCCTGTCGGCGCCGGCCGAAGCCTTTCTGCGTTACCTGCGGGTTGAGCGGCAACTGAGTCCGCTGACGCAAAGCAGCTATGCCCATCAGTTACAGGTGATTATCGACATGTTGTCGGCGTCCGGCGTTGCCGATTGGCAGGCGCTGGATGCTGCCGGCGTGCGAGCGGTGGTGGCGCGCAGCAAGCGCGACGGGCTGAGCGCCGCCAGTCTGGCGCAGCGTCTGTCGGCGTTACGCAGCTTTCTTGACTGGCTGGTTGGCCGCGGCGAGCTCAAGGCCAATCCTGCCCGCGGCGTACCGGCGCCGAAAGCGGGTCGGCATCTGCCCAAAAACATGGATGTGGATGAAATGAGCCGCCTGCTGGATATCGACCTCAGCGATCCGCTGGCGGTGCGCGATCGCGCCATGCTGGAAGTGATGTACGGCGCCGGGCTGCGTCTGGCGGAACTGGTCGGGCTGGACTGCGGTCACGTCGATCTGGACAGCGGCGAAGTATGGGTGATGGGGAAAGGCAGTAAAGAACGCAAGCTGCCGATCGGTGCGACCGCCGTTACCTGGCTACGGAATTGGCTGGCGGTGCGGGATATTTACGCGCCGGAAGACGACGCGATATTCATCTCCAGCCTCGGTAAGCGCATTTCAATGCGCAACGTACAGAAGCGCTTTGCCGAATGGGGCGTCAAACAGGGCGTGAACAGCCATGTTCACCCGCACAAGTTGCGGCATTCGTTTGCCACCCACATGCTGGAGTCCAGCGGCGACCTGCGCGCGGTGCAGGAACTGCTGGGCCATGCTAACCTCTCCACCACCCAGATCTATACCCACCTGGACTTTCAACATCTGGCATCGGTGTACGATGCCGCGCACCCACGCGCCAGACGAGGTAAATCCTGA
- the cyaY gene encoding iron donor protein CyaY, translating to MNDSEFHQLADALMLKVEETLDRFDGDADIDYETNGGVMTLSFENGSKIVINRQEPMHQVWLATKGGGYHFDYQNGRWICDRSGSDFMALLAQACSEQSGEDVYFD from the coding sequence ATGAACGATAGCGAGTTTCATCAATTGGCCGACGCGCTGATGCTGAAGGTGGAAGAAACGCTGGATCGATTTGATGGCGATGCGGATATCGATTACGAAACTAATGGCGGCGTGATGACGCTGAGTTTTGAGAACGGCAGCAAGATCGTGATTAACCGGCAGGAGCCGATGCATCAGGTGTGGCTGGCGACCAAAGGCGGCGGCTATCACTTCGACTATCAGAATGGCCGTTGGATTTGCGACCGCAGCGGCAGCGATTTCATGGCGCTGCTGGCGCAGGCCTGCTCGGAGCAGAGCGGCGAAGACGTTTATTTCGATTAA
- the yigB gene encoding 5-amino-6-(5-phospho-D-ribitylamino)uracil phosphatase YigB, which translates to MYFYRPLGRIEAITFDLDDTLYDNYEVIRRTELESLRFLQNYHPGLRAFTSEGLRQLRQELLAQEPEVYHDVTHWRWRSVHLAMTRVGMSPDEAAAGADAVMAEFARWRSRIAVPQETHDTLRALGQRWPLVAITNGNADPHACGLGDYFRFILRAGPDGRSKPWHDMYQRAAERLNLPLHNLLHVGDDLTTDVAGAIRSGVQSCWINLRDGNLMQIHDSRLLPHVEIFSLASLTTLL; encoded by the coding sequence ATGTATTTTTATCGCCCGCTTGGTCGGATTGAGGCCATCACGTTCGATTTGGACGATACCCTGTACGACAACTATGAGGTTATCCGGCGAACGGAGCTGGAGTCGTTGCGGTTTTTGCAGAACTATCACCCTGGGTTGCGGGCGTTTACCAGCGAAGGATTGCGTCAGCTACGGCAGGAACTGCTGGCGCAGGAGCCGGAGGTTTATCACGACGTCACGCACTGGCGTTGGCGTTCCGTACATCTGGCGATGACCCGGGTGGGGATGTCGCCGGACGAGGCGGCCGCCGGCGCGGACGCAGTGATGGCGGAATTCGCCCGCTGGCGCAGCCGTATCGCCGTGCCGCAGGAAACCCACGATACATTGCGCGCGCTGGGGCAACGCTGGCCGCTGGTGGCGATCACCAACGGCAATGCCGATCCGCACGCCTGCGGTCTTGGCGATTATTTCCGGTTTATTTTGCGCGCCGGTCCGGATGGCCGCTCAAAGCCCTGGCATGATATGTATCAACGGGCCGCCGAACGGCTGAATTTACCGTTGCATAACCTGCTGCATGTGGGGGATGATCTGACCACCGACGTGGCCGGCGCCATTCGCAGCGGCGTACAATCCTGCTGGATTAATCTGCGTGACGGCAACCTGATGCAGATTCACGATTCCCGGCTGCTGCCGCATGTGGAAATTTTCAGCTTGGCATCGCTCACCACGTTGCTATAA
- the rarD gene encoding EamA family transporter RarD, giving the protein MSMPQHRQGVLFALGAYIIWGIAPVYFKQLGQVPADEILSHRIIWSFFFMLLLLSLSRKWGVVRNACRRPRQLLLLAITAMLVACNWLIYIWAVNHNHMLEASLGYFINPLVSVLLGMLFLGERFRPTQWLAMMLAVCGVLVQLWTLGSLPVIALTLAFSFGFYGLLRKKIAIDGQTGMLFETLWLLPAALVYLEWLADSPTSHLSQNAMSLNVLLMAAGIVTTVPLLLFTSAAMRLRLSTLGFFQYLAPTLTFLLAVLVYGETITSDRLVTFAFIWLALAVFTLDALYTQRRLRRASHSVARDVT; this is encoded by the coding sequence ATGAGTATGCCACAACACCGCCAGGGGGTACTGTTCGCCCTCGGCGCTTATATCATCTGGGGGATTGCCCCGGTTTATTTCAAACAGCTCGGGCAAGTGCCGGCTGATGAAATTCTCAGCCACCGTATTATCTGGTCGTTCTTTTTCATGCTGTTGCTGCTGAGCCTCAGCCGTAAATGGGGCGTGGTGCGCAACGCCTGCCGCCGGCCGCGCCAGCTATTGCTGCTGGCGATCACCGCCATGCTGGTGGCCTGTAACTGGCTGATTTACATCTGGGCGGTCAACCATAACCATATGCTGGAAGCCAGCCTGGGTTACTTCATCAACCCGCTGGTCAGTGTGCTGCTGGGGATGCTGTTTCTCGGGGAGCGGTTCCGCCCAACGCAATGGCTGGCGATGATGCTGGCGGTGTGCGGCGTACTGGTGCAGTTGTGGACGCTCGGCTCGCTGCCGGTCATCGCGCTCACGCTGGCCTTCAGTTTCGGATTTTACGGTCTGCTGCGTAAAAAGATCGCTATCGACGGCCAGACCGGCATGCTGTTCGAAACCCTGTGGCTGCTGCCCGCCGCGCTGGTCTATCTGGAATGGCTGGCCGATTCGCCCACCAGCCACCTCAGCCAAAACGCGATGTCGCTGAATGTGCTGCTGATGGCGGCAGGCATCGTCACCACGGTGCCGCTGCTGTTGTTTACCTCGGCCGCCATGCGGCTGCGGTTGTCTACACTGGGCTTCTTTCAGTATCTGGCGCCGACGCTGACCTTCCTGCTGGCGGTGCTGGTGTACGGCGAAACCATCACGTCGGACCGATTAGTCACCTTCGCCTTCATCTGGCTGGCGCTGGCGGTGTTCACGCTCGACGCGCTCTATACCCAGCGACGGTTACGCCGCGCCAGCCACAGCGTGGCGCGAGATGTAACGTGA
- the dapF gene encoding diaminopimelate epimerase, which produces MQFSKMHGLGNDFMVVDAVTQNVYFSPELIRRLSDRHCGVGFDQLLIVEPPYDPELDFHYRIFNADGSEVAQCGNGARCFARFVRLKGLTNKREINVSTHNGRMVLSVTEDELVQVNMGEPNFEPQQVPFRAAKPEKTYILRADEHTVLCGVVSMGNPHCVIQVDNVDTAPVETLGPLLESHERFPERANVGFMQVVNSGLIRLRVFERGAGETQACGSGACGAVAVGIQQGLLAADVKVQLPGGELEIHWDGPGHPLFMTGPATHVYDGFMHL; this is translated from the coding sequence ATGCAGTTCTCCAAAATGCACGGTCTGGGCAATGATTTCATGGTTGTCGATGCCGTGACGCAAAATGTCTACTTTTCACCGGAGCTGATCCGTCGCCTGTCGGACCGGCATTGCGGGGTGGGATTCGATCAGTTATTGATCGTTGAACCGCCCTACGATCCCGAACTGGATTTTCATTACCGAATTTTCAATGCGGACGGCAGCGAAGTGGCGCAGTGTGGTAATGGCGCTCGCTGCTTTGCCCGTTTCGTACGCCTGAAAGGGTTGACCAACAAGCGTGAGATCAACGTCAGCACCCATAACGGTCGTATGGTGTTGTCGGTGACGGAAGACGAGCTGGTGCAGGTGAATATGGGCGAACCTAACTTCGAACCGCAGCAGGTGCCGTTCCGCGCCGCTAAGCCGGAAAAAACCTATATTCTTCGTGCCGACGAGCACACGGTGCTGTGCGGCGTGGTGTCGATGGGCAACCCGCATTGCGTGATTCAGGTGGACAATGTGGATACTGCACCGGTAGAGACGCTCGGGCCGCTGCTGGAAAGCCACGAACGTTTTCCGGAACGCGCCAACGTCGGTTTTATGCAGGTGGTTAACTCCGGCCTGATCCGGTTGCGGGTGTTCGAGCGCGGCGCGGGTGAAACCCAGGCCTGCGGCAGCGGCGCCTGCGGCGCGGTGGCGGTGGGGATTCAGCAGGGGCTGCTGGCGGCGGATGTCAAAGTGCAACTGCCGGGCGGCGAACTTGAGATTCACTGGGACGGTCCCGGCCACCCGCTGTTTATGACCGGCCCGGCTACGCATGTTTATGATGGGTTTATGCATCTATGA
- a CDS encoding AbrB family transcriptional regulator, translating to MERFPASTQWFMLLAVSLVLGFGLQIYHVPAALLLGPMLVGVVMGLNGATIRIPRPLFFASNAVLGCLVAQSLSLSILTPLVKEWPLVLFILLSTLVASGLSGWLLMRYSELPGTTGTWGASPGGASAMVAMAGDFGADVRLVAFMQYLRVLMVTAAAAFVARASLGQGAQANSALLVWFPSLDWRFPATLAVAFSGAWIGRRLRIPSGQLLGPMIIGSMLHSTGTLALQTPEWLLALAYALIGWSVGLSFTRPVFLLALRTLPKMMMSIVTLMLLCGGMALMITHLLSVDILTAYLATSPGGLDSIAIIAAGSRVDIAFVIAMQTLRLFSTLIFSPILSRYISRHAVAGAA from the coding sequence ATGGAGAGGTTTCCCGCGTCGACACAATGGTTCATGCTGCTGGCGGTTTCGTTGGTGTTGGGTTTTGGTCTGCAGATTTACCATGTTCCGGCGGCGCTGCTGCTGGGGCCGATGTTGGTAGGGGTGGTGATGGGTCTGAACGGCGCCACTATCCGTATTCCCCGTCCGCTGTTTTTCGCCAGTAATGCCGTGCTGGGCTGTCTGGTGGCGCAAAGTCTCTCCCTGTCCATTCTGACGCCGCTGGTAAAAGAGTGGCCGCTGGTACTGTTTATCCTATTGTCGACGCTGGTTGCCAGCGGGCTGTCGGGCTGGTTGCTGATGCGCTACAGCGAGCTGCCGGGCACGACCGGCACCTGGGGCGCCTCTCCGGGCGGCGCGTCGGCGATGGTGGCGATGGCGGGGGATTTCGGCGCCGATGTGCGGCTGGTGGCGTTCATGCAGTACCTGCGGGTGCTGATGGTGACCGCGGCGGCGGCGTTTGTGGCGCGCGCCAGTCTTGGACAAGGCGCACAAGCCAATAGCGCGCTGCTGGTCTGGTTCCCCTCGCTGGACTGGCGTTTCCCGGCCACGCTGGCGGTGGCGTTTAGCGGCGCCTGGATTGGGCGGCGGCTGCGCATTCCTTCCGGCCAATTGCTGGGGCCGATGATCATCGGTTCCATGCTGCATTCCACCGGTACGCTGGCGTTACAGACGCCGGAATGGCTGCTGGCGCTAGCCTATGCCCTGATTGGCTGGAGCGTCGGCCTGTCGTTTACCCGCCCCGTTTTTCTGCTGGCGCTGCGCACCCTGCCGAAAATGATGATGTCGATTGTCACGCTGATGTTGCTGTGCGGCGGAATGGCGCTGATGATAACGCATTTGTTGTCGGTGGATATCCTGACCGCCTATCTGGCGACCAGCCCCGGCGGGCTGGACTCCATCGCTATTATCGCCGCCGGCAGCCGGGTGGATATCGCGTTCGTTATCGCCATGCAGACGTTGCGCCTGTTCTCCACCCTGATTTTCAGCCCGATTTTGTCACGTTACATCTCGCGCCACGCTGTGGCTGGCGCGGCGTAA
- the uvrD gene encoding DNA helicase II — protein MDVSDLLDSLNDKQRDAVAAARSNMLVLAGAGSGKTRVLVHRIAWLLTVENCSPYSIMAVTFTNKAAAEMRHRIDQLLGTSQGGMWIGTFHGLAHRLLRAHHLDAGLPQDFQILDSEDQLRLLKRLIKALNLDEKQWPPRQAMWYINGKKDEGLRPQHIDSYGNPVEQTWLRIYQAYQEACDRAGLVDFAELLLRAHELWLNKPHILQHYRDRFNNILVDEFQDTNRIQYAWIRLLAGDSAKVMIVGDDDQSIYGWRGAQVENIQHFLRDFSDVATIRLEQNYRSTANILNAANALIAHNGDRLGKNLWTDGIEGEPISLYCAFNELDEARFVVSRIKVWQEAGGALSECAILYRSNAQSRVLEEALLQQSLPYRIYGGMRFFERQEIKDALSYLRLMTNRNDDAAFERVVNTPTRGIGDRTLDVVRQTARDRQLTLWQATRALLQEKVLAGRAAAALQRFLELVDALASDTADLPLHVQTDRVIRDSGLWSMYEQEKGEKGQARVENLEELVTATRQFSYQDEDQDLLPLQAFLSHAALEAGEGQADAYQDAVQLMTLHSAKGLEFPQVFVVGMEEGMFPSQMSLDEGGRLEEERRLAYVGVTRAMQKLTLTYAESRRLYGKETYHRPSRFIGELPPECVEEVRLRASVSRPVNHQRLGTPISQSDSGYKLGQRVRHAKFGEGTIVNVEGSGDHCRIQVAFAGQGIKWLVAAYARLDTV, from the coding sequence ATGGACGTATCTGACCTGCTCGACAGTCTGAATGATAAACAGCGTGACGCCGTGGCGGCGGCGCGCAGCAACATGCTGGTACTGGCTGGCGCAGGCAGTGGCAAAACCCGCGTGCTGGTTCATCGCATCGCCTGGTTGCTGACGGTGGAAAACTGTTCGCCTTATTCGATCATGGCGGTGACCTTCACCAACAAGGCGGCGGCGGAAATGCGCCACCGTATCGATCAACTGCTCGGCACCAGTCAGGGCGGGATGTGGATCGGCACGTTCCACGGACTGGCGCATCGACTGCTGCGCGCGCACCATCTGGATGCCGGCTTGCCGCAGGATTTCCAGATTCTGGACAGCGAAGATCAGTTGCGGCTGCTCAAACGTCTGATCAAGGCGCTGAATCTGGATGAGAAGCAGTGGCCGCCCCGTCAGGCGATGTGGTACATCAACGGCAAGAAAGACGAAGGGCTGCGGCCGCAGCACATCGACAGCTACGGCAATCCGGTGGAGCAGACCTGGCTGCGCATCTATCAGGCTTATCAGGAAGCGTGCGATCGCGCCGGGCTGGTGGATTTCGCCGAATTGCTGCTGCGCGCCCACGAATTGTGGCTCAACAAACCGCATATCCTGCAGCATTACCGCGACCGTTTTAACAACATTCTGGTGGACGAGTTTCAGGATACCAACCGTATCCAGTACGCCTGGATTCGCCTGCTGGCCGGCGACAGCGCCAAAGTGATGATCGTCGGCGACGATGACCAGTCGATCTACGGCTGGCGCGGGGCGCAGGTGGAGAACATCCAGCACTTCCTGCGCGATTTCAGCGACGTAGCCACCATCCGTCTGGAGCAGAATTACCGTTCCACCGCCAACATCCTCAATGCCGCCAACGCGCTGATTGCCCACAACGGCGACCGGCTGGGCAAGAACCTGTGGACCGATGGCATCGAGGGCGAACCGATTTCGCTGTATTGCGCCTTTAACGAACTGGACGAAGCGCGGTTTGTGGTCAGCCGCATCAAGGTGTGGCAGGAAGCGGGCGGCGCGCTCAGCGAATGCGCCATTCTTTATCGCAGCAACGCCCAGTCGCGCGTACTGGAAGAAGCGTTGTTGCAGCAAAGCCTGCCGTACCGGATTTATGGCGGCATGCGCTTCTTCGAACGACAGGAAATCAAGGATGCGCTGTCTTATCTGCGGTTGATGACCAACCGCAACGATGACGCCGCCTTTGAGCGTGTGGTCAATACGCCGACGCGCGGCATCGGCGATCGCACGCTGGACGTGGTGCGCCAGACGGCGCGCGACCGCCAGTTGACGCTGTGGCAGGCCACGCGCGCGTTGTTGCAGGAAAAAGTGCTGGCCGGGCGCGCCGCCGCCGCGCTGCAACGTTTTCTGGAACTGGTGGATGCGCTCGCCAGCGATACCGCCGATTTACCGCTGCATGTGCAGACTGACCGGGTGATCCGCGATTCCGGGTTGTGGAGCATGTACGAGCAGGAAAAAGGCGAGAAGGGTCAGGCGCGGGTGGAAAACCTGGAAGAACTGGTGACGGCGACCCGCCAGTTCAGCTATCAGGACGAAGATCAGGACTTGCTGCCGCTGCAGGCGTTTTTGTCTCATGCCGCGCTGGAAGCCGGCGAAGGGCAGGCGGACGCCTATCAGGACGCGGTGCAATTGATGACGCTACACTCCGCCAAAGGGCTGGAGTTCCCGCAGGTATTCGTCGTCGGCATGGAAGAGGGGATGTTCCCCAGCCAGATGTCGCTGGATGAAGGCGGCCGTCTGGAAGAAGAACGCCGGCTGGCCTACGTTGGCGTGACGCGCGCCATGCAGAAACTGACGCTGACCTACGCCGAAAGCCGCCGTCTGTACGGCAAGGAAACCTATCACCGTCCGTCGCGTTTTATCGGCGAACTGCCGCCGGAGTGCGTGGAAGAGGTACGGCTGCGCGCCAGCGTCTCGCGCCCGGTCAATCATCAGCGGCTGGGGACGCCAATAAGCCAGAGCGATAGCGGTTATAAGCTGGGGCAACGGGTGCGCCACGCCAAATTCGGCGAAGGCACCATTGTTAATGTGGAAGGCAGCGGCGATCACTGCCGGATCCAGGTGGCGTTTGCCGGTCAGGGCATCAAATGGCTGGTGGCCGCGTATGCCCGTTTGGATACGGTATAA
- the corA gene encoding magnesium/cobalt transporter CorA: protein MLSAFKLDNCRLTRLELDESNDLTTSLWVDLVEPDVEERDLVQNQLGQSLATRPELEDIEASARFFEDEDGLHIHSFFFYEDADDHAGNSTVAFTIRDGRLYTLRERELPAFRLYRMRARAQTLVDGNAYELLLDLFETKIEQLADEIENIYSDLESLSRVIMDGRQGDEYDDALSTLAEQEDIGWKVRLCLMDTQRALNFLVRRARLPSSQLEQAREILRDIESLLPHNESLFQKVNFLMQAAMGFINIEQNRIIKIFSVVSVVFLPPTLVASSYGMNFEFMPELKWAYGYPGAMLLMLLAGLAPYLYFKRRNWL from the coding sequence ATGCTGAGCGCATTCAAACTCGATAACTGCCGTTTAACTCGCCTGGAACTGGATGAAAGCAACGACCTGACCACCTCGCTATGGGTGGATTTGGTCGAGCCGGACGTCGAAGAGCGAGATTTGGTGCAGAATCAGCTGGGGCAAAGCCTGGCGACCCGACCGGAACTGGAAGACATTGAGGCATCGGCCCGTTTTTTCGAAGATGAAGACGGCCTGCACATTCACTCCTTTTTCTTTTATGAAGACGCGGACGACCACGCCGGCAACTCCACGGTGGCGTTCACCATTCGCGATGGCCGTTTGTATACGCTGCGCGAACGCGAACTGCCGGCTTTCCGTCTTTACCGCATGCGCGCCCGCGCTCAGACGCTGGTCGACGGCAACGCCTACGAACTGCTGCTCGATCTGTTTGAAACCAAAATCGAGCAGCTGGCGGACGAAATCGAAAACATCTACAGCGATTTGGAATCCTTAAGCCGGGTGATCATGGACGGCCGTCAGGGCGACGAATATGACGACGCGCTATCGACGCTGGCGGAGCAGGAAGATATCGGCTGGAAAGTACGGCTGTGTCTGATGGATACCCAGCGCGCGCTCAACTTCCTGGTGCGCCGCGCCCGGTTGCCGAGCAGTCAGTTGGAACAGGCGCGCGAGATCCTGCGCGACATCGAATCCCTGTTGCCGCACAATGAATCGCTGTTCCAGAAGGTCAACTTCCTGATGCAGGCGGCGATGGGTTTCATCAACATCGAGCAGAACCGCATTATCAAAATCTTCTCGGTGGTATCAGTGGTATTCCTGCCGCCGACGCTGGTGGCGTCCAGCTATGGCATGAACTTCGAATTCATGCCGGAACTGAAATGGGCCTATGGCTATCCGGGCGCGATGCTGTTGATGCTGCTGGCCGGTCTGGCCCCGTACCTGTATTTCAAACGCCGCAACTGGCTGTAA
- a CDS encoding thioesterase family protein: MLTTPLTQDTLRQRVSDIFIYQMPFNQELGLTLEAFSPDAVTLSFHHQNKLVGNALQQILHGGVIATGLDVAAGLVCVGSALLRHDTLSEQELHQRLSRMGTIDLRVDYLRPGRGERFILTSQLLRGGNKIAVARAELHNEKQSHIASAIATYIVG, from the coding sequence ATGCTTACTACACCGCTCACTCAAGACACGCTGCGTCAGCGCGTCAGCGATATTTTCATTTATCAGATGCCGTTCAATCAGGAGTTGGGACTCACGCTGGAGGCGTTCTCGCCGGATGCGGTCACGCTGAGTTTCCACCATCAGAACAAACTGGTGGGCAACGCGTTGCAGCAGATCCTGCACGGCGGCGTGATCGCCACCGGTCTGGACGTGGCTGCCGGGCTGGTGTGCGTGGGCAGCGCGCTGCTGCGCCATGACACATTGAGCGAGCAGGAGCTTCATCAGCGGCTGTCGCGTATGGGCACCATCGACCTGCGGGTGGATTATCTGCGCCCCGGCCGCGGCGAACGTTTTATCCTGACCAGCCAGCTGTTGCGCGGCGGCAATAAAATCGCCGTGGCGCGGGCTGAATTGCATAACGAAAAACAGTCGCATATCGCCAGCGCCATCGCCACCTACATCGTTGGCTAA